In the Triplophysa rosa unplaced genomic scaffold, Trosa_1v2 scaffold287_ERROPOS314419+, whole genome shotgun sequence genome, one interval contains:
- the LOC130550321 gene encoding uncharacterized protein LOC130550321, translating to EEGSSVDEELSRSFRSEEEQDESDVEEQNRDTQSVKKKPTAHLHHLPIIGRYWSKTEQLPHHDHPCRGVKFSSQQKLNLVLCGSDESLKIFISKLIRGKNRKGKSVSVSRERERSVCVKREAAVHERLITVVNLPALTGLSDEEMMCQTLNCVSLCGPGVHVFLIIVPDAPLTDQHKTELQEIQRIFSSRINEHAITVIIKDKNIIGRLFSKMSIFHSSSTEVETSQLFGGGVFVLERSTQMASLLQDVERMRQENRGRCYTTFMYLQAQIDRERNKHRAEIEKLRRSTAAGVTHSEDDDLRIVLLGKTGVGKSASGNTILRRDAFKSLLTSGSVTRECQKETSEYKRRKISVIDTPGLFDTAVDNVETRKELVKCVSMAAPGPHVFLLVLQLGRFTQEETDAVKIIQVTFGDKSRMFTMVLFTRGDDLRGTTIEDFIEPNDSLQSITRQCGNRDHVFNNKESQNQTQVSDLLDKIDCMVAANGGSFYTNEMFQLVEKNIKEEQERIMKEKEEEIKRKEEELKAKYEAETEKMKKENQRERKEMQRELRRREKEFKTREEEIKKETDENLQKELQRKLEEQQKEFEEENKRKEKALEEKQQNFRYLEEKQNLKDRIQKETREQAEREYLQKLDDEVSKALQQSEKKLPRRAKLARDWSFYGSFVGAAAGGLVGSGEDLVQWIISKHSNRQDKTEPVCGCASPEEDAEGGDDDNDDMAYSATDGRRSPELLSPDTVGGCEKSTSDVRIVLIGKTGVGKSATGNTILGQKMFQSRAGMFSVTKRCQRERGEMCGREVTVVDTPGLFDTDLSNEEIQLEMMRCIELCAPGPHVFLLVIAVGRFTQEERETLQLIQMTFGQKAQSYTIVLFTQGDNLGDKSIEEYIKKGDPDVHKLIGDCGGRYHVFNNRDKDPHQVESLLKKIDEMVKNNDGTFYSNEMFQEAERALQQIELYKKKEEEVKRQMKAIKAKYEADIQEYKEKLQEETAREKIRELLLMVRETRQSKKHQTEAEDTVHPEQLQYKTHLEKEKIQKQKNPVSATTDIDTEEESAQGATGGESEQQIKTNKKASRSFSFVNITLTKKYRQQAERSQKEHEGKERAVREEKQEERKDSVSFSQERPVMNPKDQTGSKIKRENIDVPQLSEELRETVRDKVLLQQMREIEEHMKKMTEDMGMYRDAAEKHAKQHKKNQKRNAKKINKRRKLRCVIQ from the exons gAGGTGTAAAGTTCTCCAGTCAACAGAAGCTGAATTTGGTGTTGTGTGGAAGTGACGAATCACTGAAGATCTTCATATCAAAACTCATAAGAGGAAAAAACAGAAAGGGAAAGAGTGTTTCTGTTTcacgtgagagagagagatcagtgtgtgtgaagagagaaGCGGCGGTACATGAACGTCTGATCACTGTTGTGAATCTTCCAGCTCTGACTGGACTCTCAGATGAAGAGATGATGTGTCAGACTCTCAACTGCGTGTCTCTCTGTGGTCCTGGAGTCCATGTGTTTCTCATCATCGTTCCTGACGCTCCGCTCACTGACCAACACAAAACAGAACTGCAGGAGATCCAGAGAATATTCAGCTCAAGAATCAACGAACATGCCATCACCGTCATCATCaaagacaagaatataattgGTCGACTGTTCAGTAAAATGAGTATTTTTCACTCTTCTTCTACTGAGGTGGAGACATCTCAACTGTTTGGAggtggtgtgtttgttttggagcGCAGCACACAGATGGCATCACTTCTTCAGGACGTGGAGCGTATGAGACAAGAGAACCGTGGAAGATGTTACACAACCTTCATGTATCTGCAGGCTCAGATCGACCGGGAGAGAAACAAACACAGAGCTGAAATAGAGAAACTGAGAAGATCAACAGCAG CAGGTGTAACACACAGTGAAGATGATGATTTGAGGATTGTGTTGTTGGGTAAGACGGGAGTGGGCAAGAGCGCTTCAGGAAACACAATCTTGAGAAGAGATGCTTTTAAATCATTACTGACATCAGGATCAGTGACCAGAGAGTGTCAGAAAGAAACATCTGAATATAAAAGAAGAAAGATCTCTGTGATTGACACTCCAGGACTGTTTGATACTGCCGTTGATAATGTTGAGACCAGAAAAGAGCTTGTGAAGTGTGTCTCAATGGCAGCTCCTGGACCACATGTGTTTCTACTGGTGCTTCAACTGGGACGATTCACTCAAGAGGAGACAGACGCTGTGAAGATCATCCAGGTGACCTTCGGTGACAAATCCAGAATGTTCACCATGGTGCTGTTCACCAGAGGAGATGACCTCAGAGGAACAACGATTGAAGACTTTATTGAACCTAATGATAGTTTACAGAGCATCACCAGACAGTGTGGAAACAGAGATCATGTGTTCAATAATAAAGAGTCTCAAAATCAAACACAGGTTTCTGATCTTCTGGATAAGATCGACTGTATGGTGGCAGCAAACGGAGGCAGTTTCTACACCAATGAGATGTTCCAGCTGGTGGAGAAGAACATCAAAGAAGAACAAGAGAGAATAATGAAAGAGAAAGAAGAAGAGATCAAGAGAAAAGAAGAAGAACTGAAAGCCAAATATGAAGCAGAAACTGAAAAGATGAAGAAAGAGaatcagagagaaagaaaagagatgCAGAGAGAACTGAGAAGAAGAGAAAAGGAGTTTAAGACGAGAGAAGAAGAGATCAAGAAAGAAACGGATGAGAATCTACAAAAAGAGCTTCAGAGAAAACTGGAAGAACAGCAGAAAGAGTTTGAAGAGGAGaacaaaaggaaagaaaaagctCTAGAAGAAAAACAGCAGAACTTCAGATACCTGGAAGAGAAACAAAACCTTAAAGATAGAATCCAGAAAGAAACAAGAGAACAAGCAGAGCGTGAATATCTTCAAAAACTTGATGATGAAGTGTCTAAAGCCTTACAACAATCTGAAAAGAAACTCCCGAGACGCGCAAAGCTGGCTCGTGACTGGAGCTTTTATGGAAGTTTTGTTGGAGCAGCTGCTGGAGGTTTGGTCGGTTCTGGTGAAGATCTTGTTCAATGGATCATTAGCAAACATTCTAATCGTCAAGATAAAACTGAACCT GTATGTGGATGTGCTTCTCCAGAAGAGGACGCAG AAGGCGGTGATGATGATAACGATGACATGGCCTACAGTGCAA caGACGGCAGAAGAAGTCCAGAACTTCTCTCCCCCGACA CTGTTGGTGGttgtgagaagagcaccagtgATGTGAGGATTGTGCTGATTGGAAAAACCGGAGTTGGGAAAAGTGCAACAGGAAACACAATTCTGGGACAGAAAATGTTTCAGTCACGAGCCGGAATGTTTTCTGTGACGAAGCgatgtcagagagagagaggagagatgtGTGGACGTGAAGTGACTGTGGTGGACACACCAGGACTCTTTGATACTGACTTAAGCAATGAAGAGATCCAACTGGAGATGATGAGATGTATTGAGCTCTGTGCTCCTGGACCTCACGTGTTTCTGCTGGTCATCGCTGTCGGCCGGTTCACACAAGAAGAGAGAGAAACCCTTCAACTCATCCAGATGACGTTTGGACAGAAAGCTCAGAGCTACACTATAGTTCTGTTCACACAAGGAGACAACCTCGGAGATAAAAGTATTGAAGAATACATTAAGAAAGGTGATCCAGATGTCCATAAACTGATCGGTGACTGTGGAGGAAGATATCATGTGTTTAATAATAGAGATAAAGACCCTCATCAGGTCGAGAGTTTACTGAAGAAGATTGATGAGATGGTGAAGAATAATGACGGCACTTTCTACAGTAATGAAATGTTCCAGGAGGCCGAGAGAGCTCTTCAACAAATTGAGCTGTACAAGAAGAAAGAGGAGGAGGTGAAACGACAGATGAAGGCCATTAAAGCCAAATATGAGGCAGATATTCAAGAATATAAAGAGAAACTACAGGAGGAGACCGCAAGGGAGAAAATTCGAGAACTTCTGCTGATGGTGAGAGAGACAAGACAGTCCAAAAAACATCAAACTGAGGCTGAAGACACGGTACATCCTGAACAATTACAATATAAAACTCATCTAGAGAAAGAGAAAATCCAAAAGCAGAAAAATCcagtttcagcaacaacagACATAGACACAGAGGAGGAGTCAGCACAAGGAGCAACAGGAGGAGAATCTGAACAACAGATAAAGACAAACAAGAAAGCCAGTAGAAGTTTTAGTTTTGTAAACATAACACTGACCAAAAAGTATAGACAGCAGGCTGAAAGGTCCCAGAAGGAACACGAAGGAAAAGAAAGAGCAGTTAGAGAAGAAAAGCAAGAAGAAAGGAAAGATTCTGTCTCTTTCAGTCAAGAAAGACCTGTGATGAATCCCAAAGATCAGACTGGCTCAAAGATAAAACGAGAAAACATAGATGTGCCTCAACTATCTGAAGAGTTGAGAGAAACAGTAAGAGACAAAGTTCTTCTTCAGCAGATGAGAGAAATAGAGGAACACATGAAGAAGATGACAGAAGATATGGGAATGTACAGAGACGCCGCTGAGAAGCATGCTAAACAACACAAGAAAAACCAAAAGagaaatgctaaaaaaattaacaaaagaAGAAAACTGCGATGTGTTATTCAATAA